Proteins from a single region of Cygnus olor isolate bCygOlo1 chromosome 30 unlocalized genomic scaffold, bCygOlo1.pri.v2 SUPER_30B, whole genome shotgun sequence:
- the LOC121062784 gene encoding leucine-rich repeat and fibronectin type-III domain-containing protein 3-like isoform X2 — MCWALLGLAGMYWALLGYAGPYWDVLGLIGPYWALLGCTGPYWGPTASPGRDRDGAVRGGSAARPPSTAPPHPRRRRRRMAKLLVPLVVLGAVAGAQRCPPRCLCPAAAPSPTLLCARTGLLAVPPSLDRGAVELRLADNFIGAVGRADFANMSSLVHLTLSRNGLRRLAPGAFADLRALRALHLDGNRLPALSGAQLRGLASLRHLILANNQLAAIEPAAFAAFAATVEDLDLSHNNLPALPWEAVAGMASLATLTLDHNLLERVPAGALARLPRLARLDLTANRLRALPPVPGPPGPSLAAGGNPLHCNCELLWLRRLARPDGLESCASPPPLAGRLLWAVPEEELACRAPAIAGAAASPAAVLEGQPLRLGCAAAGDPPPALHWLGPDGRLVQNGSRRALGADGSLQLRVATLRDHGAFTCVASNAAGEAAARVQVAVLPLPVPRRDGDGDGEAQPGPEPSDMARAGGNESRPAGERRIVAAELTASSARIRWLPQRHVPGIRMFQIQYNSSLDDSLVYRLLPPSSRSFVLRDLAAGREYDLCVSALYAEGTATPPATRALGCVRFATAGGSPGCTAPRPHFLGGTVIIVIGAAIAASVLVFILILTARYKAARRLPAANVASVCSQTNGTHRPPEPEPPPPPPAPPAPPVLAPLGASGGARGLFPSHSYPRRARTRRHGSLPRLDAPDTLPTLRPSFGSTHWMLESTV, encoded by the exons ATGTGCTGGGCCTTATTGGGCCTTGCTGGGATGTACTGGGCCTTACTGGGGTATGCTGGACCTTACTGGGATGTGCTGGGCCTTATTGGGCCTTATTGGGCCTTACTGGGATGTACTGGGCCTTACTGGG GCCCCACCGCGAGCCCCGGACGGGACCGAGATGGAGCCGTGAGAGGAG GCTCCGCTGCCCGCCCCCCGtccaccgcccccccccacccccggcgcCGCCGGCGGAGGATGGCGAAGCTGCTGGTGccgctggtggtgctgggggcgGTGGCGGGGGcccagcgctgccccccccGCTGCCTGTGCCCGgcggccgcccccagccccacgctgctgTGCGCCCGCACGGGGCTGCTGGCGGTGCCGCCCAGCCTGGACCGCGGGGCGGTGGAGCTGCGCCTGGCCGACAACTTCATCGGGGCCGTGGGGCGCGCCGACTTCGCCAACATGAGCAGCCTGGTGCACCTCACGCTGTCCCGCAACGGGCTGCGGCGCCTGGCGCCCGGCGCCTTCGCCGACCTGCGCGCCCTGCGCGCGCTGCACCTGGACGGCAACCGGCTGCCGGCGCTGAGCGGGGCGCAGCTGCGGGGCCTGGCCAGCCTGCGGCACCTCATCCTGGCCAACAACCAGCTGGCCGCCATCGAGCCCGCCGCCTTCGCCGCCTTCGCCGCCACCGTGGAGGACCTGGACCTGTCGCACAACAACCTGCCGGCGCTGCCCTGGGAGGCGGTGGCCGGCATGGCGAGCCTGGCCACGCTGACGCTCGACCACAACCTGCTGGAGCGCGTCCCCGCCGGCGCCCTGGCTCGCTTGCCGCGCTTGGCCCGCCTGGACCTCACCGCCAACCGGCTGCGGGCGCTGCCGCCGGTGCCGGGCCCGCCGGGCCCCAGCTTGGCGGCGGGCGGCAACCCGCTGCACTGCAACTGCGAGCTGCTGTGGCTGCGGCGCTTGGCGCGGCCGGACGGGCTGGAGAGCTGcgcctcgccgccgccgctcgccgGCCGCCTGCTCTGGGCCGTGCCGGAGGAAGAGCTGGCGTGCCGCGCGCCCGCCATCGCCGGGGCGGCCGCCAGCCCGGCCGCCGTGCTGGAGGGGCAGCCGCTGCGCCTGGgctgcgccgccgccggggACCCGCCGCCGGCGCTGCACTGGCTGGGCCCCGACGGGCGGCTGGTGCAGAACGGCTCACGGCGGGCGCTGGGGGCCGACGGCTCGCTGCAGCTGCGGGTGGCCACGCTGCGGGACCACGGCGCCTTCACCTGCGTGGCTTCCAACGCCGCCGGCGAGGCGGCCGCCCGCGTGCAGGTGGCTGTGCTGCCGCTGCCCGTGCCCCGCCGGGACGGGGACGGCGACGGCGAGGCTCAGCCCGGGCCCGAGCCCTCGGACATGGCCCGCGCCGGCGGCAACGAGTCACGGCCAGCGGGCGAGCGGCGCATCGTGGCGGCCGAGCTGACGGCCTCCTCGGCGCGCATCCGCTGGCTGCCGCAGCGCCACGTGCCCGGCATCCGCATGTTCCAGATCCAGTACAACAGCTCCCTCGACGACTCCCTCGTCTACAG GCTGCTGCCGCCCTCCAGCCGGAGCTTCGTGCTGCGGGACCTGGCGGCGGGGCGCGAGTACGACCTCTGCGTCTCGGCGCTCTACGCCGAAGGCACGGCCACGCCGCCCGCCACCCGCGCCCTGGGCTGCGTCCGCTTCGCCacggccggggggagccccggctgcaccgccccccggccccatTTCCTGGGGGGCACCGTCATCATCGTCATCGGCGCCGCCATCGCCGCCTCCGTCCTCGtcttcatcctcatcctcaccgccCGCTACAAGGCCGCCCGCCGCCTGCCCGCAGCCAACGTCGCCAGCGTCTGCTCCCAGACCAACGGCACCCACAGACCCCCCGAGCCGGAACCGCCGCCACCACCGCCGGCCCCCCCGGCACCTCCGGTActggcacccttgggtgctTCCGGGGGTGCCCGGGGGCTTTTTCCCAGCCACAGCTACCCGCGGCGCGCCCGGACTCGGCGGCACGGCTCCCTGCCCCGCCTCGACGCGCCCGACACCCTCCCCACCCTGCGCCCGTCCTTCGGCAGCACCCACTGGATGCTGGAGAGCACCGTCTaa
- the LOC121062784 gene encoding collagen alpha-1(I) chain-like isoform X1, giving the protein MYWALLGLYWGSLYWRVLVHHGPFRFVLGCTGPFCTILGCAGSYRPILAYTGPCVVVLVVTLTGPYWAGLYWATLECTMRCRTVLVSTGLCWVILGAIPGLTGPYWGVQSRAGLDWCLLVRTGPYWPIPCPYRPHREPRTGPRWSRERRLRCPPPVHRPPPPPAPPAEDGEAAGAAGGAGGGGGGPALPPPLPVPGGRPQPHAAVRPHGAAGGAAQPGPRGGGAAPGRQLHRGRGARRLRQHEQPGAPHAVPQRAAAPGARRLRRPARPARAAPGRQPAAGAERGAAAGPGQPAAPHPGQQPAGRHRARRLRRLRRHRGGPGPVAQQPAGAALGGGGRHGEPGHADARPQPAGARPRRRPGSLAALGPPGPHRQPAAGAAAGAGPAGPQLGGGRQPAALQLRAAVAAALGAAGRAGELRLAAAARRPPALGRAGGRAGVPRARHRRGGRQPGRRAGGAAAAPGLRRRRGPAAGAALAGPRRAAGAERLTAGAGGRRLAAAAGGHAAGPRRLHLRGFQRRRRGGRPRAGGCAAAARAPPGRGRRRRGSARARALGHGPRRRQRVTASGRAAHRGGRADGLLGAHPLAAAAPRARHPHVPDPVQQLPRRLPRLQAAAALQPELRAAGPGGGARVRPLRLGALRRRHGHAARHPRPGLRPLRHGRGEPRLHRPPAPFPGGHRHHRHRRRHRRLRPRLHPHPHRPLQGRPPPARSQRRQRLLPDQRHPQTPRAGTAATTAGPPGTSGTGTLGCFRGCPGAFSQPQLPAARPDSAARLPAPPRRARHPPHPAPVLRQHPLDAGEHRLKGGAGGGQHPRVLECSPGCSQAPLGA; this is encoded by the exons ATGTACTGGGCTTTACTGGGTTTATACTGGGGCAGTTTATATTGGCGTGTGCTGGTGCATCATGGCCCCTTCCGGTTTGTACTGGGCTGTACTGGGCCATTCTGCACTAtactgggctgtgctgggtcATACCGGCCCATACTGGCTTATACTGGGCCATGCGTGGTTGTGCTTGTGGTAACTCTTACTGGGCCATACTGGGCTGGTCTCTACTGGGCCACGCTGGAATGTACTATGCGTTGCCGAACCGTACTGGTTAGtactgggctgtgctgggtcATACTGGGTGCTATTCCAGGCCTTACTGGGCCATACTGGGGTGTGCAGAGCCGTGCTGGGCTGGACTGGTGCTTACTGGTGCGTACTGGTCCGTACTGGCCCATCCCCTGTCCCTACAGGCCCCACCGCGAGCCCCGGACGGGACCGAGATGGAGCCGTGAGAGGAG GCTCCGCTGCCCGCCCCCCGtccaccgcccccccccacccccggcgcCGCCGGCGGAGGATGGCGAAGCTGCTGGTGccgctggtggtgctgggggcgGTGGCGGGGGcccagcgctgccccccccGCTGCCTGTGCCCGgcggccgcccccagccccacgctgctgTGCGCCCGCACGGGGCTGCTGGCGGTGCCGCCCAGCCTGGACCGCGGGGCGGTGGAGCTGCGCCTGGCCGACAACTTCATCGGGGCCGTGGGGCGCGCCGACTTCGCCAACATGAGCAGCCTGGTGCACCTCACGCTGTCCCGCAACGGGCTGCGGCGCCTGGCGCCCGGCGCCTTCGCCGACCTGCGCGCCCTGCGCGCGCTGCACCTGGACGGCAACCGGCTGCCGGCGCTGAGCGGGGCGCAGCTGCGGGGCCTGGCCAGCCTGCGGCACCTCATCCTGGCCAACAACCAGCTGGCCGCCATCGAGCCCGCCGCCTTCGCCGCCTTCGCCGCCACCGTGGAGGACCTGGACCTGTCGCACAACAACCTGCCGGCGCTGCCCTGGGAGGCGGTGGCCGGCATGGCGAGCCTGGCCACGCTGACGCTCGACCACAACCTGCTGGAGCGCGTCCCCGCCGGCGCCCTGGCTCGCTTGCCGCGCTTGGCCCGCCTGGACCTCACCGCCAACCGGCTGCGGGCGCTGCCGCCGGTGCCGGGCCCGCCGGGCCCCAGCTTGGCGGCGGGCGGCAACCCGCTGCACTGCAACTGCGAGCTGCTGTGGCTGCGGCGCTTGGCGCGGCCGGACGGGCTGGAGAGCTGcgcctcgccgccgccgctcgccgGCCGCCTGCTCTGGGCCGTGCCGGAGGAAGAGCTGGCGTGCCGCGCGCCCGCCATCGCCGGGGCGGCCGCCAGCCCGGCCGCCGTGCTGGAGGGGCAGCCGCTGCGCCTGGgctgcgccgccgccggggACCCGCCGCCGGCGCTGCACTGGCTGGGCCCCGACGGGCGGCTGGTGCAGAACGGCTCACGGCGGGCGCTGGGGGCCGACGGCTCGCTGCAGCTGCGGGTGGCCACGCTGCGGGACCACGGCGCCTTCACCTGCGTGGCTTCCAACGCCGCCGGCGAGGCGGCCGCCCGCGTGCAGGTGGCTGTGCTGCCGCTGCCCGTGCCCCGCCGGGACGGGGACGGCGACGGCGAGGCTCAGCCCGGGCCCGAGCCCTCGGACATGGCCCGCGCCGGCGGCAACGAGTCACGGCCAGCGGGCGAGCGGCGCATCGTGGCGGCCGAGCTGACGGCCTCCTCGGCGCGCATCCGCTGGCTGCCGCAGCGCCACGTGCCCGGCATCCGCATGTTCCAGATCCAGTACAACAGCTCCCTCGACGACTCCCTCGTCTACAG GCTGCTGCCGCCCTCCAGCCGGAGCTTCGTGCTGCGGGACCTGGCGGCGGGGCGCGAGTACGACCTCTGCGTCTCGGCGCTCTACGCCGAAGGCACGGCCACGCCGCCCGCCACCCGCGCCCTGGGCTGCGTCCGCTTCGCCacggccggggggagccccggctgcaccgccccccggccccatTTCCTGGGGGGCACCGTCATCATCGTCATCGGCGCCGCCATCGCCGCCTCCGTCCTCGtcttcatcctcatcctcaccgccCGCTACAAGGCCGCCCGCCGCCTGCCCGCAGCCAACGTCGCCAGCGTCTGCTCCCAGACCAACGGCACCCACAGACCCCCCGAGCCGGAACCGCCGCCACCACCGCCGGCCCCCCCGGCACCTCCGGTActggcacccttgggtgctTCCGGGGGTGCCCGGGGGCTTTTTCCCAGCCACAGCTACCCGCGGCGCGCCCGGACTCGGCGGCACGGCTCCCTGCCCCGCCTCGACGCGCCCGACACCCTCCCCACCCTGCGCCCGTCCTTCGGCAGCACCCACTGGATGCTGGAGAGCACCGTCTaaaggggggggcggggggagggcagcaccccagggtgctaGAATGCAGCCCGGGGTGCTCCCaagcacccttgggtgcctgA
- the LOC121062784 gene encoding leucine-rich repeat and fibronectin type III domain-containing protein 1-like isoform X3, producing the protein MAKLLVPLVVLGAVAGAQRCPPRCLCPAAAPSPTLLCARTGLLAVPPSLDRGAVELRLADNFIGAVGRADFANMSSLVHLTLSRNGLRRLAPGAFADLRALRALHLDGNRLPALSGAQLRGLASLRHLILANNQLAAIEPAAFAAFAATVEDLDLSHNNLPALPWEAVAGMASLATLTLDHNLLERVPAGALARLPRLARLDLTANRLRALPPVPGPPGPSLAAGGNPLHCNCELLWLRRLARPDGLESCASPPPLAGRLLWAVPEEELACRAPAIAGAAASPAAVLEGQPLRLGCAAAGDPPPALHWLGPDGRLVQNGSRRALGADGSLQLRVATLRDHGAFTCVASNAAGEAAARVQVAVLPLPVPRRDGDGDGEAQPGPEPSDMARAGGNESRPAGERRIVAAELTASSARIRWLPQRHVPGIRMFQIQYNSSLDDSLVYRLLPPSSRSFVLRDLAAGREYDLCVSALYAEGTATPPATRALGCVRFATAGGSPGCTAPRPHFLGGTVIIVIGAAIAASVLVFILILTARYKAARRLPAANVASVCSQTNGTHRPPEPEPPPPPPAPPAPPVLAPLGASGGARGLFPSHSYPRRARTRRHGSLPRLDAPDTLPTLRPSFGSTHWMLESTV; encoded by the exons ATGGCGAAGCTGCTGGTGccgctggtggtgctgggggcgGTGGCGGGGGcccagcgctgccccccccGCTGCCTGTGCCCGgcggccgcccccagccccacgctgctgTGCGCCCGCACGGGGCTGCTGGCGGTGCCGCCCAGCCTGGACCGCGGGGCGGTGGAGCTGCGCCTGGCCGACAACTTCATCGGGGCCGTGGGGCGCGCCGACTTCGCCAACATGAGCAGCCTGGTGCACCTCACGCTGTCCCGCAACGGGCTGCGGCGCCTGGCGCCCGGCGCCTTCGCCGACCTGCGCGCCCTGCGCGCGCTGCACCTGGACGGCAACCGGCTGCCGGCGCTGAGCGGGGCGCAGCTGCGGGGCCTGGCCAGCCTGCGGCACCTCATCCTGGCCAACAACCAGCTGGCCGCCATCGAGCCCGCCGCCTTCGCCGCCTTCGCCGCCACCGTGGAGGACCTGGACCTGTCGCACAACAACCTGCCGGCGCTGCCCTGGGAGGCGGTGGCCGGCATGGCGAGCCTGGCCACGCTGACGCTCGACCACAACCTGCTGGAGCGCGTCCCCGCCGGCGCCCTGGCTCGCTTGCCGCGCTTGGCCCGCCTGGACCTCACCGCCAACCGGCTGCGGGCGCTGCCGCCGGTGCCGGGCCCGCCGGGCCCCAGCTTGGCGGCGGGCGGCAACCCGCTGCACTGCAACTGCGAGCTGCTGTGGCTGCGGCGCTTGGCGCGGCCGGACGGGCTGGAGAGCTGcgcctcgccgccgccgctcgccgGCCGCCTGCTCTGGGCCGTGCCGGAGGAAGAGCTGGCGTGCCGCGCGCCCGCCATCGCCGGGGCGGCCGCCAGCCCGGCCGCCGTGCTGGAGGGGCAGCCGCTGCGCCTGGgctgcgccgccgccggggACCCGCCGCCGGCGCTGCACTGGCTGGGCCCCGACGGGCGGCTGGTGCAGAACGGCTCACGGCGGGCGCTGGGGGCCGACGGCTCGCTGCAGCTGCGGGTGGCCACGCTGCGGGACCACGGCGCCTTCACCTGCGTGGCTTCCAACGCCGCCGGCGAGGCGGCCGCCCGCGTGCAGGTGGCTGTGCTGCCGCTGCCCGTGCCCCGCCGGGACGGGGACGGCGACGGCGAGGCTCAGCCCGGGCCCGAGCCCTCGGACATGGCCCGCGCCGGCGGCAACGAGTCACGGCCAGCGGGCGAGCGGCGCATCGTGGCGGCCGAGCTGACGGCCTCCTCGGCGCGCATCCGCTGGCTGCCGCAGCGCCACGTGCCCGGCATCCGCATGTTCCAGATCCAGTACAACAGCTCCCTCGACGACTCCCTCGTCTACAG GCTGCTGCCGCCCTCCAGCCGGAGCTTCGTGCTGCGGGACCTGGCGGCGGGGCGCGAGTACGACCTCTGCGTCTCGGCGCTCTACGCCGAAGGCACGGCCACGCCGCCCGCCACCCGCGCCCTGGGCTGCGTCCGCTTCGCCacggccggggggagccccggctgcaccgccccccggccccatTTCCTGGGGGGCACCGTCATCATCGTCATCGGCGCCGCCATCGCCGCCTCCGTCCTCGtcttcatcctcatcctcaccgccCGCTACAAGGCCGCCCGCCGCCTGCCCGCAGCCAACGTCGCCAGCGTCTGCTCCCAGACCAACGGCACCCACAGACCCCCCGAGCCGGAACCGCCGCCACCACCGCCGGCCCCCCCGGCACCTCCGGTActggcacccttgggtgctTCCGGGGGTGCCCGGGGGCTTTTTCCCAGCCACAGCTACCCGCGGCGCGCCCGGACTCGGCGGCACGGCTCCCTGCCCCGCCTCGACGCGCCCGACACCCTCCCCACCCTGCGCCCGTCCTTCGGCAGCACCCACTGGATGCTGGAGAGCACCGTCTaa
- the SYCN gene encoding syncollin, producing MAVLMLAAVLVAVLAGAGAQCPTPADLRVVNGTRICAELFTDDSPYYDMCCGGKSLIVDCGADVPYVPWEWSGSISSLVVGTRCQLTVWSRAGKNGKMKTFGTGAVPRLQEVRRGLFSNWNNAIRGYYCQCN from the coding sequence ATGGCGGTGCTGATGCTGGCGGCGGTGCTGGTGGCGGTGctggcgggggccggggcccaGTGCCCGACGCCGGCCGACCTGCGGGTGGTCAACGGCACCCGCATCTGCGCCGAGCTCTTCACCGACGACAGCCCCTACTACGACATGTGCTGCGGGGGAAAGTCCCTGATTGTGGACTGCGGCGCCGACGTGCCCTACGTGCCCTGGGAGTGGTCGGGCAGCATCTCCTCGCTGGTGGTGGGCACCCGCTGCCAGCTGACCGTCTGGTCCCGCGCCGGCAAGAACGGCAAGATGAAGACGTTCGGGACGGGCGCGGTGCCACGGCTGCAGGAGGTGCGGCGGGGGCTCTTCAGCAACTGGAACAACGCCATCAGGGGCTACTACTGCCAGTGCAACTGA